In a single window of the Elaeis guineensis isolate ETL-2024a chromosome 8, EG11, whole genome shotgun sequence genome:
- the LOC105034343 gene encoding small ribosomal subunit protein bS21c has protein sequence MLQLLAMPASLCNLLSFLPSLPLSAKKEPSFSPPPPATTDLPWRRLARNRENGSLLVLHSPTEAAPGSGVLRSCFPSLAWANVMFANGGYYNVQVVVGEDEPEEVLLRRFRREVMKAGVIQECKRRRWFENTREKGKRKAREASRRNQKRRFQPKSPLKDKQVDPMKNIEEEEDNWELPEGELPY, from the exons ATGCTGCAACTCTTAGCCATGCCTGCTTCTCTGTGCAACCTCCTCTCCTTCTTGCCCTCCCTTCCCCTCTCCGCAAAAAAGGAACcatctttttctcctcctcctcctgctaCTACCGATCTCCCATGGCGGAGACTCGCGAGGAACAGagagaatggatccctccttgttCTCCATTCTCCCACGGAGGCAGCGCCGGGGAGTGGAGTTTTGAGGAGCTGCTTCCCTTCTTTGGCTTGGGCCAACGTGATGTTCGCCAATGGGGGCTACTATAACGTCCAGGTAGTGGTGGGGGAGGACGAGCCGGAGGAGGTGCTTCTACGGAGGTTCCGGCGAGAGGTGATGAAGGCTGGGGTCATCCAGGAGTGCAAGCGGCGCAGATGGTTCGAGAACACCCGGGAGAAGGGGAAGCGCAAGGCCCGGGAGGCCTCCCGGAGGAACCAAAAGAG ACGTTTTCAGCCAAAATCTCCCCTCAAAGATAAGCAAGTAGACCCAATGAAAAAtatagaagaggaagaagacaaTTGGGAGCTTCCTGAAGGAGAGCTTCCCTATTGA
- the LOC105034342 gene encoding glycosyltransferase family 92 protein Os08g0121900 translates to MKDRRRREGAAWRGPHRAVPPSSSSLFFALFASLSFTLFAAVAFSTVRLFGVSFHPVLISTWQSPAMNAVSGELPVSRQDRTATFSSPQIREAISFPDQVLLFLRYPSSLPISDLLCLYYSSSLSTTPGGGGGGHPDLRLPPLSSSSSSPDPLLVRCPSAPGTFSISLSPSPSLSLSRDLPPIRPHPWDHLAYAAVFDPRDNSTIVFAKGLNLRPARLSDPSRYECIFGWNFFKPKYLLTSAATSAAQEIIRCKTPGSVLLRHLRQSNRDPPLVSVKSKGRGSFTLPSVARPETISSPKRWRNKEHSMCVCTMVRNQARSLQEWIAYHSRIGIQRWFIYDNNSDDGIEQVIESLASSSNYNITLHSWPWVKTQEAGLAHCALRARGHCEWVGFIDVDEFLYLPAKIMLHDVLHKYSSKPWVGELRTACHSFGPSGRKTIPSEGVMVGYTCRMNSPERHKSIVRPEALNPSLINVVHHFHLKDGMRYVNMDRGVMVINHYKYQVWEVFKEKFYRRVATYVADWQDEENVGSKDRAPGLGTKAVEPPDWPSRFCEVNDTGLRDWVLRAFSDPNTGLLPW, encoded by the exons atgaaggaccggaggagaagagaaggggcggcgTGGAGGGGCCCACATCGGGCGGTGCCGCCGTCCAGCTCCTCCCTCTTTTTCGCCCTCTTCGCTTCCCTTAGCTTCACACTCTTCGCTGCCGTCGCCTTCTCCACAGTCCGCCTTTTCGGAG TCTCATTCCACCCGGTGCTGATCTCCACGTGGCAGTCCCCGGCCATGAACGCCGTTTCCGGCGAGCTCCCCGTCTCCCGGCAAGACCGCACCGCCACCTTCTCTTCCCCCCAGATCCGAGAAGCCATTTCCTTCCCCGACCAAGTCCTCCTCTTCCTCAGATATCCCTCTTCCCTCCCCATTTCCGACCTTCTCTGTCTCTACTACTCTTCTTCCCTCTCCACCACCccaggcggcggcggcggcggccacCCCGACCTCCGCCTcccccctctctcctcctcctcctcctcccctgaCCCCCTCCTCGTCCGGTGCCCCTCCGCCCCCGGCACCTTCTCCATCTCTctttccccctccccctccctctccctctcccgcgACCTCCCCCCAATCCGCCCCCACCCCTGGGACCACCTCGCCTACGCCGCCGTCTTCGATCCCCGCGACAACTCCACCATCGTCTTCGCCAAAGGTCTTAACCTCCGCCCCGCCCGCCTCTCTGACCCCTCCCGCTACGAGTGTATCTTCGGCTGGAACTTCTTCAAGCCCAAGTACCTCCTCACCTCCGCCGCCACCTCCGCCGCCCAGGAGATCATTCGCTGCAAGACCCCCGGCAGCGTCCTCCTCCGCCACCTCCGCCAATCCAACCGTGATCCCCCATTGGTCTCCGTCAAATCCAAGGGCCGTGGCAGCTTCACCCTCCCCTCTGTTGCTCGCCCTGAGACCATCTCCTCCCCCAAAAGATGGCGAAACAAGGAGCATTCCATGTGTGTGTGCACAATGGTGCGGAACCAAGCTCGATCCCTCCAAGAATGGATTGCTTACCACTCTCGAATTGGGATCCAAAGGTGGTTCATCTACGACAACAACAGCGACGATGGCATCGAGCAGGTGATCGAATCACTGGCATCATCTTCAAATTACAATATAACGCTCCATTCATGGCCATGGGTCAAGACACAGGAGGCAGGCCTTGCGCATTGCGCTCTCCGAGCCCGGGGCCATTGCGAATGGGTCGGATTCATCGACGTCGATGAATTCTTGTACCTTCCGGCCAAAATCATGCTGCATGATGTGCTCCACAAGTACTCAAGCAAGCCATGGGTCGGGGAGCTGCGGACCGCTTGCCATAGCTTTGGACCTTCAGGGAGGAAGACGATACCATCAGAGGGTGTGATGGTTGGGTACACTTGCAGGATGAACAGCCCTGAGCGGCACAAGTCGATCGTTCGGCCGGAGGCACTAAATCCTTCTTTGATCAATGTTGTGCATCATTTCCATTTGAAGGATGGAATGAGGTATGTGAACATGGACAGGGGAGTTATGGTGATCAACCACTACAAGTATCAAGTGTGGGAGGTGTTCAAGGAGAAGTTCTACAGGAGGGTGGCAACCTATGTTGCAGATTGGCAGGATGAGGAGAATGTTGGTTCGAAGGACCGAGCTCCGGGATTGGGGACCAAGGCTGTGGAGCCTCCAGATTGGCCGAGCCGGTTCTGCGAGGTCAACGACACCGGGCTTAGGGACTGGGTGTTGAGGGCTTTCAGTGACCCCAACACTGGCCTTCTTCCATGGTAG
- the LOC105034341 gene encoding nucleoside diphosphate kinase 2, chloroplastic: protein MDALAVLGRSPCALSKTPLSRTHGAASSFPRGAQSLALTSHRHLAALPPSPFLSIHSAPAHAKSRGRRTGTRIFLPHLVAAMEEVEETYIMVKPDGVQRGLVGEIISRFEKKGFLLKGLKLFQCPKELAEEHYKDLKDKPFFPKLIDYITSGPVVCMAWEGVGVVASARKLIGATNPFQAEPGTIRGDLAVQTGRNVVHGSDSPENGKREIALWFKEGELCSWVPVQAPWLRE from the exons ATGGATGCTCTCGCCGTGCTCGGCAGAAGCCCCTGCGCTCTATCCAAAACCCCGCTTTCCCGGACTCATGGCGCCGCCTCCTCCTTCCCCCGCGGCGCACAAAGCCTCGCCCTCACCTCCCACCGCCACCTCGCCGCGCTCCCGCCGTCGCCGTTTCTCTCCATCCATTCTGCCCCCGCCCATGCAAAATCGCGCGGCCGGAGGACAGGAACTCGCATCTTTCTTCCCCATCTTGTCGCCGCCATG GAAGAGGTTGAGGAGACTTATATCATGGTAAAACCTGATGGCGTACAACGTGGCCTG GTCGGAGAAATTATTTCTCGGTTCGAGAAGAAGGGATTTTTGCTGAAAGGCTTAAAGCTTTTCCAGTGTCCCAAGGAGTTAGCTGAG GAGCATTACAAGGATCTCAAGGACAAACCTTTCTTTCCTAAGCTGATAGACTACATCACTTCTGGCCCCGTTGTTTGTATG GCTTGGGAGGGTGTTGGTGTCGTTGCGTCTGCTCGTAAGCTTATAGGAGCAACAAATCCTTTTCAAGCTGAACCGGGCACCATACGAGGTGATCTGGCAGTTCAAACAGGAAG GAATGTTGTTCATGGAAGTGATAGCCCTGAGAATGGCAAGCGTGAAATTG CGCTATGGTTCAAAGAAGGTGAACTGTGTTCATGGGTACCCGTTCAAGCACCTTGGCTGAGAGAGTAA